Proteins encoded within one genomic window of Haematobia irritans isolate KBUSLIRL chromosome 5, ASM5000362v1, whole genome shotgun sequence:
- the Mgtor gene encoding nuclear basket protein megator codes for MTMAMDLAGPQEVLTNILTQEELEQTPKGVQDKLKKYLDEFFDEYYKDKAAANRLHDYELKADELQAQIQDYEVKLQNFNQNVTELRSQLDTVSAERKQLLETTSSYERELASLRNDKKAVCDERDHLLKVIERQTSEVERLQQDLKAYQQQLKAAIGAKCEALARVDEIEGKEVALDFKERRMEQEREMLHKQIQTLSQDLHRNISELQNIRRENTMNSMQLEARLSEKTEELKIIHVQCSQQKETVERLTQNVQDLSSKILAQNEEAQKMMDFYKKELDAKTKLADLYKSNCEDTDMERSELTAAISDLKRMLTEASDQYGELETKLKATQLKHEEDLEEKQKVIDALKEEMKHANELLKELKDESVESAISKLAPTAAVASRLIRTDMSLTELYSLYVKTSEESEMQKREVARLNLQLKTILSELSENGPLVKKQELEYEKLLETNNILAQQRDEMLAKKSDLEEVLVEAHAKISHMERENRKLKHSQTDLSRQVCYLLKEVEQLRMGLSTEGVNMSSSMGNISTTDEVISKKLVTFHNITELQENNTKLLLLVRDLSTKLEEAENLKQEMDEAAYQEKLESYANKLQSMQDTLNQQNNTVATLVSKCERYKKLYFELQRKLNKQSKSMQDDISEDEREEDQNMDEGDETVNLTSQSPLNRSTRASRDYEKRIKDLEQQVQESKDQYKTLKEQYEYYSKEKKNNEKILNEQFDSMRSEVRDLTSTNCKLMSSLEYFKEQIKLQQKNIGTYKQQITALEDRNKNYENTIVKHEQTVLYLKDEIMKCQRQQSAAESEASRVRHENRILKDTVGRLQSEKEAYHREQQSQTLLLNNLELIKSNLERSETEGKARLEQRLDETVRELSAQRRRFQEEEDRFRETTNDLKRQTESAKKLMQEEKDQADKLRMELINVREELTTKTQQIDELSKKLQESLTPSKSDNPIALANKKAREFEMKYEEAKIEIDSLQASLKKAKEHADQYYKMSQNAESEIKQLHELHSSYVEKAEAEIKDMCTSEMNLKSRITELEADLQLVAMQDASIAPNQPAEQVKRLQDELKDTLQKLSECNRNLRTLRAENITLSENLNSVESKYANEMILHSADIQELGKVKQELVKVQGQINEIALDRDNAKSALENIKKSQDESLVLLRKEKEEFEKRLEDLNSLNSNLHDQVEALSTKLTTLSQTTTTTISPNDSIMDTSTNDGNRSMHDAEAENKSNEQLLQIIKFLRKEKDLTLAKLDILKAENTRLQSEFTILQKKNDELQDFLNRERGKTDTNLVSASKHEEILRKIETLNAVTDSNRVLREERNALTQRVKELNDRISALEDELFPLQSQNRDLNTKIEELQSETGSLRTEALKWRQRANVLVEKSNKNPEEFKRLQSERENLAKMLTAEKEHIKSLTEELQALKGEKSRFDSELASLERQVHMLTEEKKSLSADITTLKLTNSRLMQEVMEMKNKLLSKEEAVQKITEDLEAKEQLLQDSKNKEVQIRKIAKRYKDSYLELLNKNPATAAGAASGGDASNATNNQATQENVEGNNANEGSSGAINAELEQNRATIENLNGVIRTMQEENEKVRKDYEDLKASVEIDERTKTLLREAKSHIVNLTESRNVVSTELAATKTKLLQSNEAHEAKMNEIQAKYDAMQRLERELIEQNNRNKEDLQRLTRENESLIMRINQLNRQLGLQQSAKPSTSSVAISDKGTISDSSPRTANVKPMSGSASVQQSATVTPWRGGETPLASIRPISVQNTRTAAILPTSQQSSAGSTAVVAGTSTSTSSTSSTSTPSSTPSSATGSSNTALVPPQQQVHTTGSASLESMSSSPTSSHTDYMPSTSSSASVAVAAIPPMGSAASAAESSQEAESIQQPQQNDPQPHVSGGNVNQVQVVALVSPRVEGSSAAPSAPSVTVQLIQDPNNPQPSTSQSSAMCSSHIAVSSHNRHTPSSSNVTTTQAGSSAGHKRPRELEGDSSTTSGDDNDKNSGKHAKRMRAPMHSGEAAVMTPAGVSDSGIDVDQVPTSSQRDQEDDVVVLDSEEDDGMAEAEADEGGPADVDGEHEVYEDYDQDQDMDENECPEVNESNLRPDVGEADNNEVDVDEDMETHGQCSSAGTGGQSTGDAYATGASTSAAAAAALAKAHSQDNNQQSQAISSGSGETSVRKQGTNLTRQQKATLVKLQQGAQGGEANETSETSGGRRSESSEIVSSPQDSKFGYSTTDTTSSNTAQQSDEHSANIGQENPDAAIDESEAAGGEFLTEDYDDDKKGGEAKDSQEGLNEEVEGEEDDFNEEGGESVDISENIDNESGATQSEDVQQHQVEATSEENEGADGVSSEGEKQAVEEIEEEGREAEASTSPSINTRSKATKGMTPSRRPHRGFHRGGGAVGNRPTPIVWQETPGNSRNTSPSHRAQQPEQQGSPARGGFGNQRNQRARRMRRPAGNFSNRF; via the exons TACAAGACAAACTAAAGAAATATCTAGACGAGTTTTTTGATGAATATTACAAAGATAAGGCTGCTGCAAATAGACTAC ACGATTATGAGCTGAAAGCCGACGAACTTCAAGCTCAAATTCAAGATTATGAGGTTAAACTGCAAAACTTCAACCAGAATGTCACCGAACTACGATCTCAATTGGACACTGTATCGGCTGAACGCAAACAGCTATTGGAGACCACAAGTTCCTACGAAAGAGAACTGGCATCACTGCGTAATGACAAGAAGGCCGTATGTGATGAACGCGATCATTTGTTGAAGGTGATCGAAAGGCAAACCAGTGAAGTTGAACGTTTGCAACAGGATTTGAAGGCCTATCAGCAACAACTGAAAGCGGCCATAGGCGCAAAATGTGAAGCTTTAGCCCGCGTCGATGAAATCGAAGGCAAAGAAGTGGCCTTGGATTTCAAAGAAAGGCGAATGGAGCAGGAGCGAGAAATGTTGCACAAGCAAATACAAACACTCTCACAGGATCTTCATCGTAACATTTCCGAGTTGCAAAATATTCGCCGTGAGAATACCATGAACAGCATGCAATTGGAGGCAAGACTTTCCGAAAAGACTGAAGAACTGAAAATTATCCATGTACAATGCTCACAACAGAAAGAGACCGTAGAACGTTTGACACAAAATGTCCAGGATCTCTCATCGAAGATATTGGCACAAAATGAAGAAGCTCAAAAGATGATGGACTTCTACAAGAAGGAGTTGGATGCTAAGACTAAATTGGCCGATCTTTATAAGAGCAATTGCGAGGATACGGACATGGAACGCTCCGAATTGACTGCTGCCATATCGGATCTGAAGAGAATGTTGACCGAGGCAAGTGATCAGTATGGTGAGTTGGAAACGAAGTTGAAGGCCACCCAATTAAAACATGAAGAGGATTTGGAGGAGAAACAAAAGGTAATCGATGCCCTTAAGGAAGAAATGAAACATGCCAATGAATTGCTCAAAGAACTGAAGGATGAAAGTGTTGAGAGTGCCATCTCAAAACTGGCTCCAACAGCAGCTGTGGCTTCACGACTCATACGCACCGATATGTCTTTGACGGAGCTGTATTCGTTGTATGTCAAGACCAGTGAAGAGTCGGAAATGCAAAAACGTGAAGTGGCCCGTCTTAATTTGCAACTGAAGACGATATTGAGTGAACTGAGCGAGAATGGTCCTCTAGTAAAGAAACAGGAATTGGAATATGAAAAGCTGTTGGAAACCAATAATATATTGGCCCAACAACGTGATGAAATGCTAGCCAAGAAATCCGATTTGGAAGAAGTGTTGGTAGAGGCACATGCCAAGATAAGCCATATGGAACGGGAGAATAGAAAACTCAAACATTCACAAACCGATCTGAGTCGTCAAGTGTGCTATTTGCTCAAGGAAGTCGAACAGCTACGTATGGGTCTAAGCACAGAGGGAGTAAATATGAGCTCATCCATGGGTAATATCAGTACAACCGATGAGGTCATCTCCAAGAAGCTGGTAACGTTCCACAACATCACCGAGTTGCAGGAGAACAATACAAAACTTCTGCTTTTGGTTCGTGATCTCAGTACAAAACTAGAGGAGGCCGAGAATCTGAAACAGGAAATGGACGAAGCCGCCTACCAAGAGAAATTGGAAAGCTATGCCAATAAATTGCAAAGTATGCAAGATACTCTCAATCAGCAGAATAATACAGTGGCCACATTGGTATCGAAATGTGAACGTTACAAGAAATTGTACTTTGAACTACAAAGGAAGTTGAATAAACAGTCCAAGTCTATGCAAGATGACATTAGTGAAGATGAGCGTGAAGAAGATCAAAATATGGACGAAGGTGATGAAACTGTTAATCTCACTTCTCAATCGCCATTGAATAGAAGCACCAGAGCTAGCAGAGATTACGAGAAACGTATCAAGGATTTGGAACAACAAGTGCAAGAGTCAAAGGACCAATACAAGACCTTAAAGGAGCAGTACGAATATTACTCCAAAGAGAAGAAGAACAATGAGAAGATACTCAACGAACAGTTTGACTCCATGCGCTCGGAGGTGAGAGATTTAACCTCCACCAATTGTAAGCTGATGTCTTCCCTGGAATACTTCAAGGAGCaaataaaattgcaacaaaaGAATATAGGCACTTACAAACAACAGATTACGGCTTTGGAAGATCGCAATAAGAACTACGAGAACACCATAGTCAAGCATGAGCAGACGGTGCTCTATCTCAAGGATGAAATAATGAAATGTCAACGTCAACAGTCAGCCGCCGAATCGGAAGCCAGTCGGGTAAGACATGAGAATCGTATACTCAAGGATACAGTTGGTCGTTTACAGTCCGAAAAGGAAGCCTATCATCGTGAACAGCAAAGTCAAACTTTGCTATTGAACAATTTGGAATTGATCAAATCAAATCTGGAAAGATCAGAAACGGAGGGCAAGGCTCGCCTTGAACAAAGACTAGATGAAACTGTACGTGAACTCTCAGCTCAACGTAGAAGATTCCAAGAGGAGGAAGATCGTTTCCGTGAAACCACAAACGATTTGAAACGCCAAACAGAATCGGCCAAAAAGCTAATGCAGGAAGAAAAAGATCAAGCTGACAAATTACGTATGGAGCTGATTAATGTCCGTGAGGAATTGACCACCAAAACTCAACAAATCGATGAATTGAGTAAAAAACTCCAGGAGAGTTTAACACCATCGAAGAGCGACAATCCCATAGCCTTAGCCAATAAGAAGGCCCGtgaatttgaaatgaaatatgAGGAGGCCAAGATTGAGATTGACTCATTGCAAGCCAGCCTGAAAAAGGCCAAAGAACATGCTGACCAATACTACAAAATGTCACAAAATGCCGAATCCGAAATTAAGCAACTCCATGAACTTCATTCATCTTATGTGGAGAAGGCCGAGGCTGAAATCAAGGATATGTGCACCTCAGAAATGAATTTGAAATCTCGCATTACCGAATTGGAGGCAGATTTGCAATTGGTTGCTATGCAAGATGCTTCCATCGCACCAAATCAACCGGCTGAACAAGTGAAACGTTTGCAGGATGAACTTAAGGATACCTTGCAGAAATTGAGCGAATGTAATCGCAATTTACGCACTCTGAGAGCGGAAAATATAACCCTCTCGGAAAATCTCAATAGTGTCGAATCGAAATATGCAAATGAAATGATTTTGCATTCTGCTGATATTCAAGAATTGGGAAAAGTTAAACAGGAATTGGTTAAG GTTCAAGGACAAATCAATGAAATCGCTTTAGATCGTGACAATGCCAAATCTGCTTTGGAGAACATCAAAAAATCTCAAGACGAGTCATTGGTGTTGTTGCGCAAGGAAAAGGAAGAATTCGAAAAACGTTTGGAGGATTTGAATTCTCTCAATTCGAATTTGCATGACCAAGTCGAGGCTCTATCCACGAAATTAACAACTTTGAGTCAAACCACAACAACAACCATCAGTCCAAATGATTCAATTATGGATACATCCACAAACGATGGCAATCGTTCGATGCATGATGCCGAAGCTGAAAATAAGAGTAATGAACAGCTATTGcaaatcattaaatttttacgCAAAGAAAAGGATCTCACATTGGCTAAGTTGGATATTTTGAAGGCTGAGAATACCCGGCTGCAATCTGAATTTACCATACTTCAAAAGAAGAATGATGAGCTGCAAGATTTCCTTAATCGTGAACGTGGAAAAACTGACACCAATTTGGTTTCGGCCTCTAAACACGAGGAAATTCTAAGGAAAATTGAGACCCTTAATGCGGTTACCGATAGTAATCGTGTGTTACGTGAGGAACGTAATGCCCTAACTCAGAGGGTTAAAGAGTTAAACGATCGCATTAGTGCTTTGGAAGATGAACTCTTCCCGCTTCAAAGTCAAAACCGGGATTTGAATACAAAGATTGAAGAGCTACAATCGGAGACTGGCTCTCTGCGCACAGAAGCTCTCAAATGGCGGCAAAGGGCCAATGTTTTGGTCGAGAAGAGTAATAAGAACCCCGAGGAATTCAAACGTCTACAATCGGAACGTGagaatttggccaaaatgttgacTGCCGAAAAGGAGCACATCAAATCGCTCACCGAAGAATTACAGGCCCTTAAAGGGGAGAAATCACGTTTTGATAGTGAATTGGCATCCCTCGAGCGTCAGGTTCATATGCTCACCGAAGAGAAGAAGAGTCTATCGGCTGATATCACTACCCTGAAATTAACCAATTCTCGATTAATGCAGGAGGTCATGGAAATGAAGAACAAATTGTTGAGCAAAGAAGAGGCGGTACAGAAAATCACAGAAGATTTGGAAGCTAAGGAGCAATTGCTACAGGATTCCAAGAATAAGGAAGTTCAAATTCGTAAGATTGCCAAACGCTACAAGGATTCATATTTGGAATTGTTGAATAAGAACCCAGCCACTGCTGCTGGTGCAGCTAGTGGCGGCGATGCCAGCAATGCCACCAATAACCAAGCAACACAAGAGAATGTGGAGGGCAATAATGCCAATGAGGGATCCAGCGGAGCTATAAATGCTGAATTGGAACAAAATCGTGCCACTATCGAAAATCTCAATGGTGTCATTCGCACAATGCAAGAGGAAAATGAAAAAGTACGCAAAGACTATGAAGACCTTAAGGCTTCGGTGGAGATAGATGAGCGTACCAAGACCCTATTGCGTGAAGCTAAGAGTCACATAGTCAACTTGACGGAGTCGCGTAATGTTGTCAGCACTGAATTGGCAGCCACTAAGACAAAACTTTTGCAGTCCAACGAGGCCCATGAGGCTAAGATGAATGAGATCCAAGCAAAATACGATGCCATGCAACGCCTTGAGCGGGAACTTATAGAGCAAAATAATCGTAACAAGGAAGACCTCCAACGCTTAACCCGAGAAAATGAATCGCTTATTATGCGTATCAATCAATTGAATCGCCAGTTGGGATTGCAGCAGTCGGCCAAGCCCTCTACCAGCTCGGTGGCCATTTCCGATAAAGGTACCATTTCGGATTCCTCACCAAGAACAGCCAATGTTAAACCTATGTCGGGTTCTGCAAGTGTGCAACAATCGGCCACAGTTACCCCCTGGAGAGGAGGTGAAACACCTTTGGCCAGTATTAGACCCATATCCGTGCAAAATACCCGCACTGCAGCTATACTGCCCACATCGCAACAAAGTTCAGCGGGATCGACCGCCGTGGTAGCTGGAACTTCTACATCAACTTCTTCCACATCGTCTACATCGACACCATCGTCCACACCAAGCTCAGCCACGGGCAGTAGTAATACAGCTTTGGTGCCACCACAGCAACAAGTCCATACCACAGGCAGTGCATCATTGGAATCGATGTCCTCTTCGCCCACGTCATCACATACTGACTACATGCCCTCAACCAGCAGCTCGGCATCAGTGGCTGTTGCAGCTATACCACCAATGGGCTCTGCAGCATCCGCAGCCGAAAGCTCACAGGAGGCGGAGAGTATTCAGCAACCACAACAAAATGACCCTCAGCCACATGTAAGTGGCGGAAATGTAAATCAAGTTCAAGTTGTGGCCTTGGTTTCACCCAGAGTTGAGGGATCTTCGGCTGCTCCCTCAGCTCCTTCTGTTACGGTACAGCTAATCCAGGATCCCAATAATCCACAACCAAGTACATCACAATCTTCGGCCATGTGTTCCTCGCATATTGCTGTTAGTAGCCACAATAGACATACACCTTCCAGTAGTAATGTTACCACCACACAAGCTGGTAGCTCGGCAGGCCACAAACGTCCACGTGAACTAGAGGGAGACTCTTCCACAACCAGTGGAGATGATAATGATAAGAATTCGGGAAAACATGCCAAACGAATGAGGGCGCCCATGCATAGTGGTGAGGCTGCCGTTATGACACCAGCTGGAGTCTCAGATTCTGGCATTGATGTGGACCAGGTTCCCACATCATCACAAAGGGATCAAGAGGATGATGTAGTTGTATTGGATTCCGAAGAAGACGATGGAATGGCTGAAGCTGAAGCCGATGAAGGAGGGCCGGCAGATGTTGACGGAGAACATGAGGTTTATGAAGACTATGACCAAGACCAGGATATGGATGAAAATGAATGTCCCGAGGTAAATGAAAGCAATCTACGACCCGATGTTGGAGAAGCTGATAATAACGAAGTGGATGTTGATGAGGATATGGAAACTCATGGTCAATGTAGTTCTGCTGGTACCGGAGGGCAGTCAACAGGTGATGCCTATGCCACAGGGGCTAGTACAAGTGCTGCAGCCGCAGCTGCTTTGGCCAAGGCTCACAGTCAAGATAATAACCAACAGAGTCAAGCCATAAGTAGCGGCAGTGGAGAGACTTCTGTGAGGAAACAAGGTACTAACTTGACACGCCAACAAAAGGCCACCTTGGTGAAATTGCAGCAGGGAGCCCAAGGCGGTGAAGCCAATGAAACATCAGAAACCAGTGGTGGAAGACGTTCAGAGAG cTCGGAAATTGTTAGCTCCCCCCaggattcaaaatttggttatagCACCACTGATACCACAAGCTCAAATACAGCTCAACAATCGGATGAACATTCCGCCAACATAGGTCAAGAAAATCCTGATGCGGCCATTGACGAAAGTGAAGCTGCTGGCGGTGAGTTCTTGACGGAAGACTATGATGACGATAAAAAGGGTGGAGAGGCCAAAGACAGCCAGGAGGGCCTAAATGAGGAGGTAGAAGGTGAAGAGGATGATTTCAATGAGGAAGGGGGAGAATCTGTTGATATTTCGGAAAATATTGATAATGAAA GTGGTGCTACACAATCCGAAGATGTCCAACAGCATCAAGTTGAAGCCACATCCGAGGAAAATGAAGGAGCAGATGGTGTATCATCTGAAGGAGAGAAACAGGCTGTTGAAGAAATTGAG GAGGAAGGTCGTGAAGCTGAAGCCTCTACATCACCCTCTATTAATACACGTTCAAAGGCCACCAAGGGTATGACACCTAGTCGAAGACCCCATCGTGGCTTCCATCGCGGCGGTGGGGCTGTCGGTAATCGGCCAACACCCATCGTTTGGCAGG AAACTCCTGGCAATTCACGCAATACTTCTCCCAGTCATCGCGCACAACAACCAGAACAACAGGGTAGTCCAGCTCGCGGCGGTTTTGGCAATCAAAGAAATCAAAGGGCCCGTCGTATGAGACGGCCAGCTGGCAATTTTTCaaatagattttaa